The following nucleotide sequence is from Drosophila takahashii strain IR98-3 E-12201 chromosome 3L, DtakHiC1v2, whole genome shotgun sequence.
TGAAACggaaatattcatattttgaaTGCAACTTATAAGTATATACAAGAAATATATAGAATATACACGCATCGCAATTGCAGCTCGCATATTTACacattatatatatacaaagcTAAACGatatataaactatttttcaaAACCAAGCGCGCGCTAAACTTGAGGATTGGGGATACCCTATAAATTAGATCCGCATATGCATATATCTGTATGTAAATCGTTCGTATCGTTCGCGTATCGTTCAAATTCATAATGTCAAAATGTCAAAAAGTAGTTGAAAAATCGTTGGTTCGTTTCTATATCTATAAGtacatgtgcgtgtgtgtagtAGGGCTTAGGGCTTATCGATAGAGCTTGGCTTGGCTTGGTCCCCCCGATATGATCTAATTTGCGTGGAAATGTAGGGATTCGTAGGGATGGCTTGGATGTAGATGTTGTTATTGATTATGAGGTGGGGATAATGTCTTTTTGTAAAGTTTCCATTCAAATCTACAGAGATTCTCGAGATTTGGAAACCTTTAAAGAGGTATTGTACCCACCCTTATATACTGTTAGTTAGTTATGGAGCGTATGTATGTGTTGATGTATGTTAGTTAGTTCAGTTAGTTAGATCTACCCCATAGGCAGTTGACTCGATGTTTAGTTCCCTAGTTCTCCGTTCTCCGAATACGTAAGCAATAAAATTGGAAATCTTCAGGGGCTTTTCCCCCGTTCGAAGAGCGAAGAGTGTTTAGTCAATTATTGCAACCCAAGTTGTTTGTCCACATTCCATATTTCAGTGTATGCGTTGGTTTTTCGGTGATCTAGTATATCTAGTATTTCTAGTATTTCCCGATCGATCTGTCCAACTGGCTTCGGTTTGTCCTGTTTAGTTGCCTCGATGAGCCAGGATGCGAGTGTTAGCCTCTTAGAAACATATCAGTAAAGGGAATACGAACTCACTCACAAAATCacaactcacacacacacacacacaccccgcACCTCTCACAGATACACACGCCCACACCCCCAAAAATCCACAGAAACACTGTAagaaaaatacacacaaattttattacgagACGATAGTAAAATGTCTCATCGTCCGCTTTTCGAATTGATAAGAAAAACACAAGCATTGACACAAAAACTGAAACTAATCGACAGCAAACACTATTCGATAACTAATGTTAAAGCCAAGAACTCGAAGTAATatagttaaacatttttagaactATGTGTACGTATTAACAAATGCTTGAGGCatcaaaaaacaacaattttgtaAGCAATTCATTTAGGATTATCTACACGGTTTTTTGCTGAGCACCGGCCACATTCCGCCACtgcataattttaattgtatttgtaacttttgtaaatatttatttcatatacaAGAGAGAGCCCTTTCGAAAACAACAGTTTTTCagttcttaaaatatatttttcaaaaacaaatttacgCCAGCAGCAAACGAATTGAACTTGAAAATACAACTAACGAGATATATTAAGTAAAATGACGAGCAGAGCAAAGAAATACACGTGCAAACGCAAGatgttattaatatatatttaaattatttacctAACGATACATACATTTTAATGTAGTCTGATCGACGActtgacgacgacgacgattgTAAATCAGCTAAATGGAATACCGGAAATCGTTGACAagcatacaaatttattaaagcGTATTTAAATCTATATGAGCGAAAAGtcatgaaaatatataaatcattGAGTAATACTTTAACGTCTATCTTTATTGAGGGGgtggtaaaaatatatttcttaggGCTGTCGGCGATATTCGAAGTAGGCCTTATCGATGAGCTTttcctgaaaaaattaaaggagtaatatttaaaaataaatgtacatCATATTCAAGGATTAAACTTACATTTTCTTGAGACAAAGGAGGATCCAAATAAGTATGCAGTTTAAGGGAATTTTGTTTACTAGGATCCCGAATGGACTTAATACTTCTGAAGAGATTTCCAATAGAATCATGAGGCTGTTGTCCATGATTTATATAGTAACAGTATAGAaactccaactttttacatttCTGTATGATTTCTATAATCTCCCCAGGCGATATATAGCTAAATATGCTCTCCACATAAAGAGATCGAAGTTCAGGTAAATTAGCCAAAGGTGCAAGGCAGTCGGGACCACCAACATTCAGCGAAAGTTTAGTCAAAGAACCAATCTGTGATATCAACTCATAATCAGATCGAAGTTTGAGGCAGGCTCCCCTGATCCAGAGTTCCTCCAACTTGGGAAAGGATTTCAAAATAGTTCCCACACAATCGGAGCATTTGGCGAATCCTGAAAGTCGTAGTTCCCGTAAATCGGGaagaagtttaaaaaaatcctcaAGGTAACAAATACAAGATGGTACGTTTACACTCAAATAGTCACAAgctgaaaatggaaataaaatataaaaaaatttatttttggtttcatattataatattacttACTATAAGAAGAAAATCGAAACATATCCTCtagttttggtatttcctCCAGGCAATGCCGCAAGTCGATTTTGTTCTTTGCTTTTGTGAGAACTCGGAAATCCTTTACAACATTGCCAAGATCTTCCTTATCGTAACTGTGACCTTGAATAACTCCCAGTGTTTTCACATTATTTCTTACGATTCTCAAAAGCTTAATGCCAACCGATGAGTAATATAATATTGGCTTTTGGCCATCTGGATCGTTTCCATGGAATACTGGAAAAAGCGATAGAGATCTTTCCAACAAAATCTGTCGAAAACTTAAGCAGGTTTCAGCTAGATTAACGAGGTCTttaatatttagatattttaatatatggtGAAGACAATCTTCATTTAAAtctaatatatttatgttgaTCATCTTCTGGCTGAGATCTTTTTAACTGCACAGataaactgaaactgaagaaGTTGGACCGCGAGTATGGGCAATAAATAGGCATCCCACTGATAAAGAAGCCCTCCGACTTAGATTGATAAAACGAAGGTATTCCATTGATGGTGGAACTATCTAAGaaaacagcaaacaaaagCAAGTATTCTTATCTTAAATCATTAAGATATTCGCCAATCTCTGTTGCTTATCATGACTTTCTTAGGATAAGATATTTAACAAGTGTCAGGTCGAATGCATTCTTAATTGTGAGGAAAACTCTATCTACATTTTCCCTACTTTTCCAAATTACTTTTACATCTACATTTGTGTATAATTTCTATTGAATATTTAGCCTTTTTCTCCACCTCAGTATTTTCCCAGTATCAATTTTCCCAGTGTTTCACCATAAAGCTTAATTCCATCCTTTTCTGGCTTTTCTGGGAAAACTTCCCTGCCAACCGAAAAAGCTCAGTCCTTAAGACCAAAAGCTAAACCATTAAGCTTTCACAGGATATAATAAAGTCAGAGCTCGGCGTGGATCTAATTATTGGTGGGGCTAATTAACCACAGGACATGTCGAGAATCACATCGTTCACCCTTTTTTCTCCTGCCAGCGCAAagtatttcaattatttagtGAAACTTTTCCCACGTAATGGGGcgtggttttctttttttttctgcctctGCTGCTGAGCCATCTAATTAAAGCCCGCCCTCCAAGGGCCACGCCCTCCTAATATAGTCCCTATAAATGACCGATTAACACAATTAGTCGTCGATTAGGCGACATGTACTCACCGGAAGAGGAGGCCGCGCTGAAGAGGCGCAACTATCGCAGCATCAGGGAGATGATCCGACTCTCCTACACGGTGGGCTTCAACCTGATGGATCCCTCGCGATGCGGTCAGGTGCTCAGaatgtgagtatttttaaggtgtattttagTGGAATAATGGATCTTCTTTATACCATAAATAGATGGACTATTATTCTCAGCCTGAGCAGCTTGGCTTCGCTCTACGGCCATTGGCAAATGTTTCTGCGATATATTCAGGATATTCCCCGAATTGTGGAGGTAGGTTACTAAATTCCTTATAAAGCTATACAAATTATAGAATTACATTTCAGACCGTTAGCACCGCTTTTCAGTTCCTTACTTCAATAGCAAAGATgtggtattttctttttgctcaTAAACAGATCTATGATCTTTTACGAAGAGCCAGATATCATGAGTTACTTCAAAAGTGCGAAATCTTTACAAGGATGTCAGGtgagttatttttattaggaCTAACacattaattacatttttttcatagaTCTACCTGTAACAAAGAAGCTTCGCGAGCAAGTGGAGTCCACAATGGTTCGATATTGGGCCAGTACTCGTCGACAACTTCTTATCTACTTGTGCAGCTGCGTTTGCCTTACCTCTAACTACTTTATCAATTCCTTTGCTAGCAACCTATATCGATATTTCACACTGCCCAAGGGATCTTACGATATTTTGCTACGTAAggcatataaaatatataatttaaaaaaaaaaaaaaaaatatatatatataatttaatttaatattaattatttttaaacccaTTAGCTCTACCATCACTTTATCCCGCCTGGGCAGACAAGGGTTTAAGTTTTCCCTACTACCATATACAAATGTATCTAGAGACCTGTTCTCTTTACATCTGCGGAATGTGTGAGTTAATGGAAATGTATGAACATTTTCCGAAATTaatttaccatattttctGGCAAAGGTGCTGTTAGTTTTGATGGGGTTTTCATTGTCTTATGCCTTCATAGCGTGGGTCTAATGAAGTCCCTCAATCAAATGATAGAACTATCTACTTCCGAATTGGTTCCTCGAGAACGCAGGGTTGAGTATTTGCGATGCTGTATCTATCAGTACCAACGTGTGGCGGAGTGAGtgtaaaaaattcataactacttttcatttaattaaaatttttaaagcttaGAATCTAGAAATACCTTAATTCAAGATTAAAAGGCATCTCAGATTAAAGAATTAGAccattacaaatattttctttactaatttttttaatatcttaCATTTCGTTTATTTATTAGTTGATTGTGATTCTACTTTTTTGATCACATTAAGAAAAAGGTTCTCAATCTGCTATGTTTGACATTTTTAGTCGAAGATTTATTTCCTGAACCCGGCACATACCCTCTAAACCGTTTAATCTTTTTTACAGCTTTTCAGCTGAGGTCAACGACTGTTACCGGCACATCACCTCCTCGCAGTTCATGCTGAGCCTCTTCGGCTGGGGATTGGCTTTGTTTCAGATGAGCGTGGGCTTTGTAAGGCTTCGACAACCCAGGAATAGTCCTCAAAAGAAACTTAATCAAAGAAAACCATCCACCTTTGCagggcagcaacagcagcgttACCATGATCCGGATGACCATGTACCTGATTGCATCTGGTTACCAGATAGTTGTGTATTGCTACAACGGCCAGCGATTTACGACGGCTGTGGGTGACGTAAAGGGGATTCCCGTTTCCCTTCAATCGCTGATTGATGTCTAATTGCGTGACTAATCTGTTCTCCGTCCGCAGAGTGAGCAGATTGGCAAGGCCTTCTACGAGGTGCGATGGTACGGGGAGTCCCGGGAGTTCCGCCACCTCATCCGCATGATGTTGATGCGCACGAACCGGGGTTTCAGGCTGGACGTGTCCTGGTTCATGCAAATGTCCCTGCCCACGCTGATGGCGGTGAGTAGAGGAGTCCTGGTGGAAGACCCTCCTTTAGCCCCCCTTTCCACTTGATTGATTCGCAGATGGTCCGGACAAGTGGACAGTACTTCCTGTTGCTGCAGAATGTCAGCCAGAAATAGGGCTCAAAGCTGAATAAAATCACTGTGTGTGCAGTGgcaaaaatgcgtattttttattaacagcCGAAATGGCTGGTATTTGTGACAGTTCAAAATGGCAGTGCAGAATATCACAGGCattgaataaaatttatgTGCACacgaacaaattttaaaacagaaaacatTAATCTTTTGCTTGAATTAAATAACACAAAGATGCAGCATACATTTGTTTAATGAAGGTGAGTGAGTAAGATCAATATGAAACAAtactttatttgtttaaaaaaattaattatagctattacaattatttattaacatataaataaaaatgaaatcaattaatttcctttatattattaacatCTATTCTTAGTCAttcacattttaatttgataattaacacatacataatttttaaatagcaaTAAATATTAGTAATTTATGGACCATAACCACTTTTTTAATTGTccaaaatacaaatttgtgTTAAGGttgcttaaataaaaatacatttcaatttttatttgaataatataataaattgatATAATAAATTGAGATTAATTTATGGGAAAATGTAACTATTCTTTACTATTTATTTCTGATGGTGTGTAGTACAGTTGTCCATCTGAAACTGTTGACAGGATGCCGAGTCCGGTCAATCAATACTCGAATGTCCGTTGTCCCGAGTCCTGCGTCCTGTGCCCAGTGTCCTGTTCTGTCAGTCAGATTGCTCCGCCCATAAGTTTTGATGGTCGTGTGGCgcattaaaataatgaaattgccGGGAGATAAGGAGCATCGATGCCGCTGCCATTGCCGTTtctaatcaattttatttatttggccgGACATTCAGCGGAGCGAAAAGCGACCATCGGCGATTGTCTTTATTTGTTTGgctatgtatataaatatataccatATACAAGAAGACACTTTAAATGCCTTTCTTGCCAGTGAATCGCGTCTTTAATTGTTAGTTTCGCTTTTATTCCCATCTCGCGGGGACTCCCGGACtctcaatatttttaatgcacGTTCGCTGTTTGCGCTTCCTTTGTTTGCTGcccttctttatttttctttattttccgcACCCACACTTTTATCATCCTTGCCTTGCCTTGCCTCACTTTAGTGCCTTGCGCCAAAAAGGACATCTTTTCTTTTCGGTTTATTGAGGCACATGAATATTCTTTAGCTGCTTATATCCCGCTCCCAACGCTTTTTCAGGCATTTATTTTTCGCattatgttttatatttgtccAAGGACAACAATACTTTATGCATTGTGGCCGGGCTGTTATCCAGTTTGTGTTTCGCTTTTCTTTTCTAAGCCCATTACCGGGCGAGTGAAATATTGGATCTCAACACTTGCCAAATAAAGTTGcccaatttattatattaaagtttgggctttaataaatttcttaaatatttggaATAGTCAGGGATAAATTCGAAATGCCctgaaatatttctaaaatattttaataatgttttaaatttagctaattaatttcccatttttaataattttgaaataataattttaatgctTTACGGTAACTTTCGaatgatttataaaatattttaatattcattaactttagcttttaattttttcctggTGTGCTTCTTTTCAAGTGACACCTGAAACCCCAAATTAAATGGGAGGACACTTTCTTGgctgtttatttattatattattacattttttctcaCACTTCTCACTCCTTTGCTAATTGTCCAATTAGAgcgacaataaaataaaagttgttGACTCACCGGCCACTGCTCATTAAGGGCATCTGTACCTCCAATGTTTGCTCTTTTCCCCTTTATGTTTTACCTGGGAAAATGGTTTCGTTCGCGTGGGAAATGGGGGAAAAGTCAAAGAGGCGAGTCAAAGACTGGCATGATAAATGAGATGCACTCGAATGCACACGTGGGAAATGCAGGACTCACAGGACTCCCACTCCAAAACTTAAATATCTTTTTTGTAATGCCGTACATTTGTTTGTCTAGCACACAATTGAGCAAGTTTTTGTATGCGTGTGTGAGTTCCACTTGTCAGTCCCTTTGGCATGGGAGCCACTGGGCGTATGCGCAACGCAGCGTATATTAAGTACTTCACAGGAAATGCAGCAATTGCTGTAAACGAGATTCTCGTTAAATGAAAgccaaatattttcattaacaCTTCGGTGCTTTTGCTTGTTGAGCAAATTAAGTGCGAAAATATACAATGCAAAGCGAAGTTATTAGAGGGAAAAATCTTTggaatattatatttacattttaaacaaatttaaaattaaaaaagaaaaattgtttGAAAAGGGGAAGTATTTCGTAAATCTTTAatatgttatatttaaaattaattcaaaaatacaacataaattataaatatttttgtatagccTTTGAATGCTATAAtaatactttaaataaattaataaatacaataaaatagtttacaaagcgaaaatgtttttgtgaGTTGTTTTTATAGTTCATTGAACTCAAATTAATCCTGTAAGAAATCCAACAATTTTCCTACCTTGAATCCAAATGGAAAATTCCTTTGTTCAGGCAGGCAGAAgcaaccaaaaataaatcagttatATTTACTTCCGCCAACTGCTGTCCACACATTCTGCATATGGACGTATTTTAGTTCCAAGTTATTTCGTGTTTGCCCACGTAGCTCCGAGTATCCTGCTCACATATTGACCAATGCGAGGAATGGCAAACAATATTCCTGTTTACTGTTTGTCCCACCGGAATTCACTGAGAGAGTGCCCTGTTCGCCTTTTTTTACCATTTGTCCACAATTTGCTTATGCCCTGTGTGTTTGCTGTCTTTTTCCCTATGGCACTTGATGCGTAATCAGTGGGACAAACAGAATACATCTACGACCATCTGCCCATTCGGACATTGCTGACAAATCCGATTGGGTGTCGCATTAGAAAAGAGAACCCAACCCAAGGACCCTTCTTCCTCTGTTTCGGCTCTATTAGCTGGATTGTCTTGGCCATAATGGAGttaatatgtatgtatatgtatgcagGAGCTGTCTTTGATCCCACTTCCACTCGAAAAGGACCGAAATGGTCGGGAGGACGAGAGCACGTGCTGGGGAAATATATGTCGACTTTAGGTCTTCATTCGGCAGTGCCAAGAATATTAGTCAATTGTGTGGGCCAGCCCCAAAAGTGCGACATAAATGCTAACAGAATTCTACGAAAACAAACTTGGAGCAAGGGGAATAAATAGAGCTCTTAAATGACTCCTAGAAAGGCTATTAGCAATAAAGAAAAATCTTGTAAATATAGTTGTAAGTTTAAAGGttttaaacaaacattttcttaGATTTActgtaaaatttgtattagccttttgatttttatgcttATTTTCTAGCTTGAATGCCTAGATATTGTAGAGCCAGTCTATAGAAAAAATGCTTTGGAATTTCAATACTGGTACtggattttttacatttacctTGTCTGGCTTTTTAGATTTTTCTGCTTCATTTATGCTCTGAATTTTCATCGAGTTATTGCAGATAGGAGAGTGCATATTGGAATTTCCCCAGGCACGGGAAAACCATTTTGGATAAATGAAATTGAGAAAAACGCCGGTGTACAGACAAAAGAAATGCCAAAACCGTTCAAGATCTGAGCACACACAGAAGCAAGATATCATGGGTTGCAACGATTTCGGCCAAGAGACGTGGCCGTATTTCCATGGAGATTGCAAGGAGCCTTTTTTGCCGTTTCATTTGCAACGTGGAAAGTGTGAGGTCGGCCACTTTCGAAGGCCTACAACCGGAAGTGTCCCTCAGCCGTGAAACAATGTCCCAGCACCGAGGCTTTTGTAAGCCCTGTTAACCTATGGACCGATTTTCTAGATACGTAATACACTGAGCAAAAAATGTTGGAAATTCCGATTTTCCGATTTTAAACTATAATTCCTAGAAATATAGCTCGTACCTCGACTATAAAATACTCTTTACATAGTTGAATGAGCGTGAGAGTGATTGAGATATGCAAGCAGCATTACAAACAGTCGCTTGAAAGTGACTAGCGGAAAATGccttatttgctcataactttttaatgaatggtctgaTTTCAAAATgtacttttacactttataattaataagcacaacaaaatggcattaACATTTCTTAGATAAGTCCTCTCTTTTTCCAAGTGTTCACTGTAATTGTGCAAGTACTTCTGAGGCTGTGTAGCCACTTGTGAATGCGGCTGAAAGAAGAGGAAGGCGAAGGAAGGCTGTGAAAAGTGTGGCTTAAACTTTTCCGGgggtaaaatttaatttgctgcACTTTAAGCTGCAGGCGCCACTTTGGCGTTTTCCTCTTCCCTTTCCTATCCATTCGCCTGTTTTTCagaattttctttctttatttttttgactcCTCCGCGGGCAGCTTTTCATTTTATTCAGTTGGCGGCGGCGTTGTGTGCGTTTGTGAGTTTTCAtgcaatttcttttttaatttcgctCAACTTAGTCATGCGAAATGGCACTTGATGCTCTCCTTGGTTATGCGTGTGTATGGGTATCCttaagtgagtgtgtgtgtatttgtatatgtatctgtttctgtgtgcgtgtgtgtgcgtgccacTCTGCACATCCGTTTGAGTTTCATGGGAATTAACGCTAAGCTGCAGGAGCCGCGTTTTCATCTCCATCGCCATCTTTCCTTGAAAAACACAGCTCCCATTTTCCCgccttttcccgcttttcccgccTTTCCTCGCACATTTACACTGCAAATGAAGAGCGAAAACAGCAACTACAAAAACAAGGACAAGAACAAGGACGACGACGGCGGCAACAGTCAATTGTTGTTCTTAACTCGGTGGCAACAAGAAGGTAATGCAAATACTTTTGGCCATCTCCATTgcagacacacacaaaaacattttccactTTATGCGatatgccacgcccccttggaATAACTTGTATTTACTCAGGGGAAGTTTTCAGAATataattcaaaaatgtttgaataCAGAATAGATTATAACGGGACAAGAAAAgttatttgtttgaatttacaatttatttaattgtgtattttatttatttgtttttattttgcagactttattatattaaatgaaaGCTAAATAAGTTACAAGATTTCAAAAGTgacaattaaatttgttaaatataatataatatggaaattaaataaaatactttggTATACATAAGTTGTAATAAACAATatgctaaaatatttatttattattattatatttattaaatagttatTTACTTGTCAATCTAATAATAACAACATGGATCTTGATACTTAAAGACTTTAAGATGTAATATGTAAATAACACTTTTTTATGGAGAACTGCAAGCGACTGGTAGGAAATGACCTTCCCCGGCACTTTGAAGCCAAAAAGCATTTTCATGTTGCCCTAAAATGACGGCTGCAGTGGCCAAAAAGTTTACTTCTTAAGTAGCggttggtgtttttttttcgctgccCGTCAATCAAATGTTTTTTCCAAACCTTCAAAAAATTCCCCACGAAAGAGCTATTAAACCTTTAAAAAGAGATTAAAGTTGTTCCCtctttggtttaaaatttaaagaaaaatcctTCAATATCTCttctatttattaaaattaaaatcactgTCCCAATTGTCGTTTGACTACACTAAACACTGCCGATGATCAACTATTTGCCTGAGGAAATTATTGCCCAGCATTCCGTTTAACCAGATTGATTGCTGTCTTGTAGGTAAACCCCTGTTTATATATACGTAGTATGCAGTTCAGTCCCAGTTGAGTTGACAACTGTCCGAGTGAAGCAATTTGCATTCTGAGCCGGCATTCCGACATGTGCAAGTGGATTCAGGATGCGATGGATGCGGGATGCTGGCCTGCAATCTCGGAGTCAATGCAAATGCAGTGAGTAAATGTAGAGTAAATGCAGCAGCGTCTGTCCTCTGTCCTGGCggtaaatatgcaaataaatgCATGGGACCGGGCAAGTGCAATCACGTGCCCTtaaaaaaggaacaaaaaatgCGATAGGGACGGAGGTCCTGAGTCCTGCCATCCTTGGCATACATAATTCAGTGCCACAGCCACTCGGTTGTGTTCTCCTTTTTGTTTGAttgcatttcaatttgtaGGGTCTTTCTTTTCGATTTTCCACCCACGCGGAAATTAAGCTGCAATCGAATGGAGCGAAtgcaaatgtttatttataaaaatagccATAAGCCACAGTTCGTGCCTAGATTTGATTAatatctatttatattttttgtaaagaaaatttgataaatatatttaaaaagtattctGCTGAATTTCTATCGTTTTAATTCGTTTAGTTCAGGTCTGAcctgtgttttttttcatagaaataattcaattttttggtgaacattttgttattttaccaGAAAAGTCGATCAAAAATATGTTCCTGTGGGATTCactggttaaaaaaatataacgaTTTGGATATTTTTTGAAACCATTTGAAGTTTCGTATGGTTCTAATTTAATTCCCTAAACCACCATTAATCACTAAATATGCGAAATGCTAAgcgataaataaatttgtataacaACGGGGAAGCGaaataaagttattaaatatttgaattaacTGCATCGCGATTCAGTCAAGTTTGGTTGTTCAAGAAGAACGTTAAAATcactaaaatgtttttgaagtGGTTGGGTACCGTTTTTCTTCTGTTGAGTCTGCTGAAATCCAAGGCGGTTATTTTGAACTGTAACTTTAATGAAACTGTGAACATTTCACATTTAAAACTAGAGAACGATTCGTATAAATATGATGACATCCAAATTCCTGCCAACCTAACAGGAGAATACAATTTTCGGAAGCTGTGGGATGGCTCTCAAAAACCAGTAAAGAGTCATTTGAGGGCCtgtatttgtatatatatatatttctgttGTCCTCGGAAATATATGATGGCAAATGAAGAGTGTGAAGACGACCTAAAAGAGCAAATTGTCGGCGGTAATCCCTATCTAAATGTGACCCTCGAGAATGGA
It contains:
- the LOC108059923 gene encoding uncharacterized protein; the encoded protein is MININILDLNEDCLHHILKYLNIKDLVNLAETCLSFRQILLERSLSLFPVFHGNDPDGQKPILYYSSVGIKLLRIVRNNVKTLGVIQGHSYDKEDLGNVVKDFRVLTKAKNKIDLRHCLEEIPKLEDMFRFSSYTCDYLSVNVPSCICYLEDFFKLLPDLRELRLSGFAKCSDCVGTILKSFPKLEELWIRGACLKLRSDYELISQIGSLTKLSLNVGGPDCLAPLANLPELRSLYVESIFSYISPGEIIEIIQKCKKLEFLYCYYINHGQQPHDSIGNLFRSIKSIRDPSKQNSLKLHTYLDPPLSQENEKLIDKAYFEYRRQP
- the Or63a gene encoding odorant receptor 63a yields the protein MYSPEEEAALKRRNYRSIREMIRLSYTVGFNLMDPSRCGQVLRIWTIILSLSSLASLYGHWQMFLRYIQDIPRIVETVSTAFQFLTSIAKMWYFLFAHKQIYDLLRRARYHELLQKCEIFTRMSDLPVTKKLREQVESTMVRYWASTRRQLLIYLCSCVCLTSNYFINSFASNLYRYFTLPKGSYDILLPLPSLYPAWADKGLSFPYYHIQMYLETCSLYICGMCAVSFDGVFIVLCLHSVGLMKSLNQMIELSTSELVPRERRVEYLRCCIYQYQRVADFSAEVNDCYRHITSSQFMLSLFGWGLALFQMSVGFGSNSSVTMIRMTMYLIASGYQIVVYCYNGQRFTTASEQIGKAFYEVRWYGESREFRHLIRMMLMRTNRGFRLDVSWFMQMSLPTLMAMVRTSGQYFLLLQNVSQK